The Azospirillum brasilense genome window below encodes:
- a CDS encoding P-II family nitrogen regulator, which produces MKKIEAIIKPFKLDEVKEALHEVGIKGITVTEAKGFGRQKGHTELYRGAEYVVDFLPKVKIEVVMEDSLVERAIEAIQQAAHTGRIGDGKIFVTPVEEVVRIRTGEKGGDAI; this is translated from the coding sequence ATGAAGAAGATCGAAGCCATCATTAAGCCGTTCAAACTCGACGAAGTGAAGGAAGCCCTTCACGAAGTCGGCATCAAGGGCATCACCGTCACCGAGGCCAAGGGCTTCGGCCGTCAGAAGGGGCACACCGAGCTGTACCGCGGCGCGGAGTATGTGGTCGACTTCCTGCCGAAGGTGAAGATCGAGGTGGTGATGGAGGACTCCCTGGTGGAGCGGGCGATCGAGGCGATCCAGCAGGCCGCCCACACCGGCCGCATCGGCGACGGCAAGATCTTCGTCACCCCCGTGGAAGAAGTTGTCCGCATCCGGACCGGCGAGAAGGGAGGCGACGCGATCTGA
- a CDS encoding malonyl-CoA decarboxylase, which yields MSETPEIKSAEPVPSQAPTSGMGAPPGLLDRTLDTLRAGWREIAASARGVVGAAPRANLPKEDAERLKEQIEACLEGRGGEVSARARAAQLGRTYLALDGQGRRNFLMMLARDFDVDRAAVDQAMATFQTAGDPVSRGHAERALRRALEPPRLRLLTQFNGLPEGVKFLVDLRAELMEMARGEPLLQALEDDLKSLLRNWFDVGFLEMRRITWDSPASLLEKLIKYEAVHEISGWRDLKDRLDSDRRCFAFFHPRMPNEPLIFVEVALVQGMSDNVQALLDPSAPVCDPKSADSAIFYSISNAQVGLAGISFGNFLIKRVVDGLTGEFPNIKCFATLSPIPGFRRWLDRELADRGDSLLSPPEAERIAEAMTARHDGGESETEGDAEERPVLAGALALPDWHTDEELQKQLRGPLMRLCAHYLTTARASDRRSERPGAAPARALDPVAHFHLSNGARMERLNWLGDRSAKGVRQSCGMMINYRYKPGEIDANHEAYRGEGKVNASSSIRSLGKGGG from the coding sequence ATGAGCGAGACGCCAGAAATCAAATCCGCCGAGCCCGTTCCGTCCCAGGCCCCAACCTCGGGGATGGGAGCGCCGCCGGGCCTGCTCGACCGCACCCTGGACACGCTGCGCGCGGGCTGGCGCGAGATCGCCGCTTCCGCCCGCGGGGTGGTCGGCGCCGCGCCGCGCGCCAATCTGCCCAAGGAGGACGCGGAGCGGCTGAAGGAGCAGATCGAAGCCTGTCTGGAGGGCCGCGGCGGCGAGGTGTCGGCGCGGGCACGGGCAGCGCAGCTCGGCCGCACCTATCTGGCGCTGGACGGGCAGGGGCGGCGCAATTTCCTGATGATGCTGGCGCGCGACTTCGACGTGGACCGCGCCGCCGTCGACCAGGCGATGGCGACCTTCCAGACGGCGGGCGATCCGGTGTCGCGCGGCCACGCCGAGCGCGCCCTGCGCCGCGCCTTGGAACCGCCGCGGCTGCGGCTGCTCACTCAGTTCAACGGCCTGCCGGAAGGGGTGAAATTCCTGGTGGACCTGCGCGCCGAGCTGATGGAGATGGCACGCGGCGAACCGCTGCTCCAGGCGCTGGAGGACGATCTCAAGAGCCTGCTGCGCAACTGGTTCGACGTCGGCTTCCTGGAGATGCGCCGGATCACCTGGGACAGCCCGGCCTCGCTCCTGGAAAAGCTCATCAAATACGAGGCGGTGCACGAGATCAGCGGTTGGCGGGACCTGAAGGACCGCCTCGACTCCGACCGCCGCTGCTTCGCCTTCTTCCACCCGCGCATGCCGAACGAGCCGCTCATCTTCGTCGAGGTCGCTCTGGTCCAGGGCATGTCGGACAACGTCCAGGCGCTGCTCGACCCCTCCGCCCCGGTCTGCGACCCGAAGAGCGCCGACAGCGCCATCTTCTATTCCATCTCCAACGCCCAGGTCGGGCTGGCGGGAATCAGCTTCGGCAACTTCCTCATCAAGCGGGTGGTGGACGGGCTGACCGGCGAATTCCCCAACATCAAATGCTTCGCCACCCTGTCGCCGATTCCCGGCTTCCGCCGCTGGCTGGACCGGGAGCTGGCGGACCGCGGCGATTCGCTGCTCAGCCCGCCCGAGGCGGAGCGCATCGCCGAGGCCATGACCGCCCGGCACGATGGTGGCGAATCGGAGACGGAAGGCGACGCGGAGGAACGTCCGGTGCTGGCCGGCGCCTTGGCTCTGCCCGACTGGCACACCGATGAGGAGCTTCAGAAGCAGCTTCGCGGCCCGTTGATGAGGCTGTGCGCGCATTACTTGACGACCGCGCGCGCGTCGGACCGCCGCAGCGAACGGCCGGGCGCGGCGCCGGCGCGAGCGCTCGACCCGGTCGCGCACTTCCATCTCAGCAACGGCGCCCGCATGGAGCGGCTGAACTGGCTGGGTGACCGTTCGGCCAAGGGCGTGCGCCAATCCTGCGGGATGATGATCAACTACCGCTACAAGCCGGGGGAAATCGACGCCAACCACGAAGCGTACCGGGGGGAGGGCAAGGTCAACGCCTCCTCCTCCATCCGGTCGCTGGGGAAGGGGGGCGGATGA
- a CDS encoding bifunctional ADP-dependent NAD(P)H-hydrate dehydratase/NAD(P)H-hydrate epimerase: MDELLSVAEMYRADALTMAGGVPGPVLMEAAGAAVVRAVCERWAPHPTVVLCGPGNNGGDGFVIARLLLEAGWPVRLALLGSRSALRGDAAVAAGHWTGPVEAADPWLLEGNPLVIDALFGAGLARPLDGMAKEVVEAMAGRTVVAVDVPSGLHGDSGQVMGVAPQAALTVTFFRRKPGHLLLPGRALCGEVVVADIGIPDTVLDAIAPQTLVNGPELWRQCFPWPRLDAHKYARGHAVVLGGARMTGAARLSARGALRAGAGLVTVACPPDSVPIYAAGSPSLIVADVADGAAFEALLADPRKNAALLGPGAGVGADTRSHVVAALGAGKACVLDADALTSFAESPSALLDRLNGRCLLTPHEGEFARIFPDIAVQDVGKLARARAAAARCGAVVLLKGADTVVAAPDGRAVVNANAPADLATAGSGDVLAGMALGLIAQGMNTFDAACAAVWLHGAAATAFGPGLIAEDLPDALPGVLKRLKAGAR, encoded by the coding sequence ATGGACGAACTGCTTTCCGTGGCGGAGATGTACCGTGCCGACGCGCTGACCATGGCGGGCGGCGTGCCGGGGCCTGTGCTGATGGAAGCGGCGGGGGCCGCGGTGGTGCGCGCGGTCTGCGAGCGCTGGGCGCCGCACCCGACCGTCGTCCTGTGCGGTCCGGGCAACAATGGCGGAGATGGCTTCGTCATCGCGCGCCTTCTTCTCGAAGCGGGCTGGCCGGTGCGGCTGGCCCTGCTGGGGTCCCGCTCCGCCCTGCGCGGCGACGCGGCGGTGGCGGCCGGTCACTGGACCGGGCCGGTGGAGGCCGCCGACCCCTGGCTGCTGGAGGGCAACCCCCTGGTCATCGACGCGCTGTTCGGGGCCGGGCTGGCCCGTCCGCTCGACGGCATGGCCAAGGAGGTCGTCGAGGCGATGGCGGGGCGCACCGTCGTCGCCGTGGACGTGCCCAGTGGTCTGCACGGCGACAGCGGTCAAGTGATGGGGGTGGCCCCGCAGGCGGCGCTGACCGTCACCTTCTTCCGCCGCAAGCCCGGCCATCTGCTGCTGCCGGGCCGCGCCCTGTGCGGCGAGGTTGTGGTCGCCGACATCGGCATTCCCGACACCGTGCTGGACGCCATCGCGCCGCAAACCCTGGTGAACGGCCCGGAGTTGTGGCGGCAGTGCTTTCCCTGGCCACGGCTCGACGCTCACAAATACGCGCGGGGGCATGCGGTGGTGCTCGGCGGGGCGCGGATGACCGGTGCGGCGCGCTTGTCGGCGCGCGGTGCCCTGCGCGCGGGGGCGGGGCTGGTCACGGTGGCCTGTCCGCCCGACTCGGTGCCGATCTACGCCGCCGGCTCGCCCAGCCTGATCGTGGCTGACGTGGCGGACGGCGCCGCCTTCGAGGCGCTGCTGGCGGACCCACGCAAGAACGCGGCGCTGCTGGGGCCGGGCGCCGGCGTCGGTGCGGACACGCGGAGCCATGTGGTCGCGGCTCTTGGCGCCGGAAAGGCGTGCGTGCTCGACGCCGATGCGCTGACCAGCTTCGCCGAATCGCCATCCGCTCTGCTCGACCGGCTGAACGGGCGCTGCCTGCTGACCCCGCACGAGGGCGAGTTCGCGCGGATCTTCCCGGACATCGCGGTCCAGGACGTTGGCAAACTGGCGCGCGCCCGCGCCGCGGCGGCGCGCTGCGGCGCGGTCGTCCTTCTGAAGGGCGCCGACACGGTGGTCGCGGCGCCGGACGGACGGGCCGTCGTCAACGCCAACGCTCCGGCGGATCTGGCGACCGCCGGGTCGGGAGACGTGCTGGCGGGCATGGCGCTCGGGCTGATCGCTCAAGGAATGAACACGTTCGACGCCGCCTGCGCCGCGGTCTGGCTGCATGGCGCGGCGGCAACCGCGTTCGGGCCGGGTCTGATCGCCGAGGATTTGCCGGATGCGCTGCCGGGGGTGCTGAAGCGGCTCAAGGCGGGGGCGCGCTGA